The following are encoded together in the Zingiber officinale cultivar Zhangliang chromosome 8A, Zo_v1.1, whole genome shotgun sequence genome:
- the LOC122011942 gene encoding sulfate transporter 3.1-like, with the protein MGNGDVALSEFARRVPVPPARPFLDTFRANLKETFFPDDPLRQFRDQTVPRKFMLGLKYFLPIFDWAPTYSVSLFKSDLIAGITIASLAIPQGISYAKLANLPPILGLYSSFVPPLVYAMMGSSRDLAVGTVAVASLLISSMLGKEISPVQDPALYLHAAFTATFFAGLFQASLGLLRLGFIVDFLSHATIVGFMGGAATVVCLQQLKGMLGLQHFTTATDLVSVLQSVFSQVHQWRWESAVLGCCFLFFLLVTRFFSKRRPKFFWVSAAAPLTSVILGSLLVYLTHAENHGVQVIGHLKKGLNPPSATSLTFMPPYIMVALKTGIVTGIIALAEGIAVGRSFAMFKNYHIDGNKEMIAFGTMNMVGSLTSCYLTTGPFSRSAVNYNAGCKTAMSNVIMSVAVMITLLFLTPLFHYTPLVVLSSIIISAMLGLIDYESAIHLWHVDKVDFCVCVGAYLGVVFGSVEIGLVIAVSISVMRVLLFVARPRTTVLGSIPNSMAYRRVDQYPAAQSVPGVLILGIDAPIYFANASYLRERISRWIDEETERTNGETSLQYLILDLGAVGSIDTSGISMLEEVKKIVDRSGIKLVLANPGSEVMKKLDSSKVLEAIGQEWIFLTVADAVAACDFMLHTCKSSGASCENVV; encoded by the exons ATGGGGAATGGGGACGTGGCGTTGTCGGAGTTCGCTCGACGGGTACCGGTACCGCCGGCGCGGCCTTTCCTGGACACCTTCAGGGCCAACCTGAAAGAGACCTTCTTTCCCGACGACCCGCTCCGGCAGTTCCGCGACCAGACGGTTCCCCGCAAGTTCATGCTCGGACTCAAGTACTTCCTCCCCATCTTCGATTGGGCCCCCACCTACTCCGTCTCCCTCTTCAAGTCCGACCTCATCGCCGGCATCACCATTGCCAGCCTCGCCATCCCCCAGGGCATCAGCTACGCTAAGCTCGCCAACCTCCCTCCCATCCTCGGCCTCT ATTCGAGCTTTGTGCCGCCGCTGGTGTACGCGATGATGGGCAGCTCCCGCGACTTGGCCGTGGGCACGGTGGCCGTGGCCTCGCTCTTAATCAGCTCCATGCTGGGGAAGGAGATCTCGCCGGTGCAGGACCCTGCATTGTACTTGCATGCAGCTTTCACCGCCACCTTCTTCGCCGGTCTCTTCCAAGCTTCCCTCGGCTTGCTGCg GCTGGGTTTCATAGTGGACTTCTTGTCCCATGCAACCATAGTGGGGTTCATGGGAGGAGCTGCTACTGTAGTGTGCCTTCAGCAGCTGAAGGGGATGCTCGGTCTTCAGCACTTCACCACAGCAACTGACCTCGTATCTGTTTTGCAGTCAGTCTTCTCTCAAGTTCATCAG TGGAGGTGGGAAAGTGCTGTGCTGGGGTGTTGcttcctcttctttcttctcGTCACTCGTTTCTTT AGCAAAAGAAGGCCAAAGTTCTTCTGGGTGTCAGCGGCTGCCCCCTTGACCTCTGTAATACTCGGAAGCCTTCTGGTGTACCTCACTCATGCAGAGAACCATGGAGTTCAAGTG ATTGGGCACCTAAAAAAGGGTCTAAACCCTCCATCAGCAACCAGCTTGACATTCATGCCGCCCTATATCATGGTTGCGCTTAAGACCGGCATCGTCACCGGCATCATCGCCCTCGCC GAAGGTATTGCAGTCGGAAGGAGCTTTGCCATGTTCAAGAATTACCACATCGATGGTAACAAAGAGATGATAGCTTTTGGGACGATGAACATGGTTGGATCATTAACCTCATGTTACCTAACAACCG GACCATTCTCACGGTCGGCGGTCAACTACAACGCCGGTTGCAAGACGGCGATGTCCAACGTGATCATGTCGGTCGCGGTGATGATCACCTTGTTGTTCTTGACGCCGCTGTTTCACTACACTCCCTTGGTGGTCCTCTCTTCCATCATCATCTCCGCCATGCTAGGGCTTATCGATTACGAGTCGGCGATCCACCTGTGGCACGTCGACAAGGTTGACTTCTGCGTTTGCGTAGGCGCATATTTGGGAGTTGTCTTCGGCAGCGTTGAAATTGGATTAGTCATCGCG GTTTCAATCTCCGTGATGAGGGTTTTGCTCTTCGTTGCGAGGCCAAGGACTACTGTGCTCGGTAGCATCCCCAACTCGATGGCATATCGAAGAGTCGATCAGTATCCTGCGGCACAAAGTGTTCCTGGAGTCCTCATCCTTGGCATCGATGCTCCAATATACTTTGCCAATGCAAGCTACTTGAGAGAAAG GATTTCGAGGTGGATTGATGAGGAGACAGAGAGAACCAACGGGGAGACTAGTTTACAGTACTTGATCCTGGACTTGGGTG CTGTTGGCAGCATCGACACCAGTGGAATCAGCATGCTGGAAGAGGTGAAGAAGATTGTTGATAGAAGTGGCATTAAG CTTGTGTTAGCAAATCCAGGAAGTGAGGTAATGAAGAAGCTGGACTCGTCGAAGGTCCTTGAAGCCATTGGCCAAGAATGGATCTTCCTAACTGTTGCTGACGCCGTCGCGGCCTGCGACTTCATGCTGCACACTTGCAAGTCTAGTGGCGCTTCATGCGAGaatgttgtttag